A section of the Acipenser ruthenus chromosome 39, fAciRut3.2 maternal haplotype, whole genome shotgun sequence genome encodes:
- the LOC117966539 gene encoding ubiquitin conjugation factor E4 A-like isoform X1, which produces MTDQGNNNNQNLSRNPFAALFSSVSDAKDFASVQKQPQPLSLDDSRGSQDDSDNSVSESVDENDDSLAEISRSFRSRQELCEQLNINHMIQRIFLLTLDNTEAYSPGCAGDPSLKGGNGIPPRCIYLEEMASDLDGQDWLDMDNIEQALFNRMLLPEPGNHLINMTSSSALNLSADRDAGEKRAVPYLFSCFQRAKEEIKKVPEKLLACAVRCKNLSVLNARTVLLTPEIYVGQNVSEQLLNLLLEAVSGGLLEEVGEFLDEVIAALLADQEVQTFGEVMVPLFEVMLGRVKDLDLCQLLLNSYLDILVYFSKQPDIARVFVDYIQPKDPNNGLQYQKTLLGAVLNISCLLKTPGVVESHGYFLNPSRSSPQETKVQESNIHQFMAQFHDKLFQILKNLLQLSPDTRHRLLTWLGGCLHANAGRAKIWANQMPEIFFQMYASDAFFLNLGAALLRLCQPFCRLRSPKLLTFNPTYCALKELNEEERRSRNVHVKGLDKETTLIPAPQNQEPEFAQSYNLLTENLILTQYALHLGFHRLHDQMVKMNQSLHRLQGVWREAQQSASPASEQLREQFERLMTVYLSTKAAATEPHMLQGCLNLQVSTATVLVHFSLGASGVDYTQLTFPLPALENSLLCYVPEFFADSLGDFFIFLRRFADEVLESSGPSLEQILDFVTVFMGNVERLKNPHLRAKLAEVLEAVMPHLEQVPGPAQSSMFQRERAFCTYQHAAQLAEALITVFVDIEFTGDPHQFEQKFNYRRPMYPILKYMWGKDSYRESIKSLARYASENLEAMNPPLFLRFLNLLMNDAIFLLDEAIQYLSKIKVLQIERDRGEWDSLTPDARREKESSLQMFGQLARFHNIMSNETIGTLAFLTSEIKCLFAHPFLAERIISMLNYFLQHLVGPKMGALKVKDFTEFDFKPQQLVSDICTIYLNLGNEENFCSTVPKDGRSYSPRLFAQMVRVLKKINKPGNMIVSFSQLADKIKSLADQQLQDEETYADAPDEFLDPIMSTLMLDPVLLPSSRVTVDRSTIARHLLSDQTDPFSRSPLTMDQIRSNTELKERIQQWLAERKQKRLQTGQSA; this is translated from the exons ATGACAGATCAGGGGAATAATAATAACCAGAACCTGTCCCGGAACCCCTTCGCTGCACTCTTCAGCTCCGTCTCCGACGCCAAGGACTTCGCCTCTGTGCAGAAGCAGCCGCAGCCGCTCTCCT TGGATGACTCCAGAGGCAGTCAGGATGACTCTGATAACTCTGTGTCGGAGAGCGTCGATGAGAACGACGACTCCCTGGCGGAGATCAGTCGCTCGTTCCGCTCGCGGCAGGAGCTCTGTGAGCAGCTCAACATCAACCACATGATCCAGAGGATCTTCCTCCTCACCCTGGACAACA CTGAGGCTTACTCTCCTGGCTGTGCAGGTGACCCCAGTCTGAAGGGGGGGAATGGGATCCCCCCACGCTGCATCTACCTGGAGGAGATGGCATCTGACCTGGACGGACAGGACTGGCTGGACATGGACAATATAGAGCAG gCTCTGTTTAACAGAATGCTGTTGCCGGAGCCGGGGAATCACCTCATCAACATGACGTCATCGAGCGCGCTCAACCTGTCTGCGGACCGCGACGCGGGGGAGAAGCGGGCCGTGCCGTACCTCTTCTCCTGCTTCCAGAGAGCCAAGGAGGAG ATCAAGAAGGTTCCTGAGAAGCTGCTGGCCTGCGCGGTGCGGTGTAAGAACCTGAGCGTGTTGAACGCACGCACCGTCCTGCTCACCCCGGAGATCTACGTGGGCCAGAACGTCTCCGAGCAGCTCCTCAACCTGCTGCTGGAGGCTGTCAGCGGAGGCT TGCTGGAGGAGGTGGGAGAGTTCCTGGACGAGGTCATCGCTGCCCTGCTGGCTGACCAGGAGGTGCAGACCTTCGGGGAGGTGATGGTGCCGCTGTTTGAGGTGATGCTGGGACGAGTGAAGGACCTGGACCTGTGCCAGCTGCTGCTCAACTCGTACCTGGACATCCTGGTGTACTTCAGCAAGCAGCCCGACATCGCCAGG GTGTTTGTGGACTACATCCAGCCCAAAGACCCCAACAACGGCCTGCAGTACCAGAAGACTCTGCTAGGGGCAGTGCTGAACATCTCCTGCCTGCTCAAGACCCCCGGAGTGGTGGAGAGCCACGGCTACTTCCTTAACCCCTCGCGCTCCAGTCCACAGGAGACAAAGGTCCAGGAGTCCAATATTCACCAG TTCATGGCGCAGTTCCATGACAAGCTCTTCCAGATCCTGAAGAACCTGCTCCAGCTGTCTCCGGACACGCGGCACCGGCTGCTCACCTGGCTGGGGGGCTGCCTGCACGCCAACGCCGGCCGTGCCAAGATCTGGGCCAACCAGATGCCGGAAATCTTCTTCCAGATGTACGCCTCGGACGCCTTCTTCCTGAACCTGGGCGCCGCTCTGCTCCGGCTCTGCCAGCCGTTCTGCCGCCTCCGCTCCCCCAAACTGCTGACCTTCAACCCCACCTACTGCGCCCTCAAGGAGCTGAACGAGGAGGAGAGACGGAGCAGGAACGTGCATGTGAAAG GTTTGGATAAAGAAACTACTTTGATACCAGCTCCCCAGAACCAGGAGCCAGAGTTTGCCCAGTCCTACAACCTCCTGACGGAGAACCTCATACTGACACAGTACGCCTTGCACCTGGGATTCCACAG gcTCCATGACCAGATGGTGAAGATGAACCAGTCCCTGCATCGGCTGCAGGGAGTGTGGAGGGAGGCGCAGCAGAGCGCCAGCCCCGCCTCGGAGCAGCTGCGGGAGCAGTTTGAGCGCCTCATGACCGTCTACCTGTCCACCAAGGCAGCCGCCACCGAGCCACACATGCTGCAGGGCTGCCTGAACCTGCAGGTGTCCACGGCCACGGTGCTGGTGCATTTCAGCCTGGGGGCCAGCGGGGTCGACTACACCCAGCTGACTTTCCCCTTGCCTGCCCTCGAGAACAGCCTGCTCTGCTACGTGCCAG AGTTCTTTGCTGACAGCCTGGGGGATTTCTTCATCTTCCTGCGGAGGTTTGCGGACGAGGTGTTGGAGTCATCGGGCCCTTCTCTGGAGCAGATCCTTGACTTTGTCACGGTCTTCATGGGCAATGTGGAGAG GCTGAAGAACCCTCACCTGCGTGCCAAGCTGGCGGAGGTGCTGGAGGCGGTGATGCCTCACCTGGAGCAGGTGCCTGGCCCCGCCCAGTCCAGCATGTTCCAGAGAGAGCGAGCCTTCTGCACCTACCAGCATGCTGCACAGCTGGCTGAGGCGCTCATCACAGTCTTCGTGGACATTGAGTTCACAG GAGACCCTCATCAGTTTGAGCAGAAGTTCAATTACCGGCGGCCCATGTACCCGATCCTGAAATATATGTGGGGGAAGGACAGCTACAGGGAGAGCATCAAG AGCCTGGCTCGGTACGCCTCGGAGAATCTGGAGGCCATGAACCCACCCCTCTTTCTGCGATTCCTCAACCTACTCATGAACGACGCTATCTTCCTGTTGGATGAAGCCATCCAG TACCTGAGCAAGATCAAAGTCCTGCAGATCGAGCGGGACCGCGGGGAGTGGGACTCGCTGACTCCCGACGCTCGCAGAGAGAAGGAGTCCAGCCTCCAGATGTTCGGGCAGCTGGCGCGATTCCACAACATCATGTCGAACGAGACCATCGGGACCCTGGCCTTCCTCACCTCAG AGATAAAGTGTCTGTTCGCGCACCCCTTCCTGGCAGAGAGGATCATCTCCATGCTCAACTATTTCCTGCAGCACCTGGTGGGGCCCAAGATGGGCGCGCTCAAGGTAAAGGACTTCACCGAGTTTGACTTCAAGCCCCAGCAGCTCGTCTCTGACATCTGCACCATCTACCTGAATCTGGG AAACGAGGAGAATTTCTGTTCCACGGTCCCCAAGGACGGGCGCTCCTACTCCCCCAGGCTGTTTGCGCAGATGGTACGTGTCCTCAAGAAGATCAACAAGCCGGGCAACATGATCGTCTCCTTCAGCCAGCTGGCCGACAAGATCAAG TCCCTGGCAGACCAGCAGCTGCAGGATGAGGAGACGTACGCGGACGCCCCAGATGAGTTCCTCGACCCCATCATGAGCACCCTGATGCTAGACCCAGTCCTGCTGCCCTCCTCCCGGGTCACTGTGGACCGCTCCACCATCGCCAGGCACCTGCTCAG tgaCCAGACTGACCCGTTCAGCCGCAGTCCTCTCACCATGGACCAGATCAGAAGCAACACAGAGCTGAAGGAGAGGATCCAGCAGTGGCTGGCGGAGCGCAAACAGAAGAGGCTGCAGACAGGGCAGAGCGCGTAG
- the LOC117966539 gene encoding ubiquitin conjugation factor E4 A-like isoform X2, whose amino-acid sequence MTDQGNNNNQNLSRNPFAALFSSVSDAKDFASVQKQPQPLSLDDSRGSQDDSDNSVSESVDENDDSLAEISRSFRSRQELCEQLNINHMIQRIFLLTLDNSDPSLKGGNGIPPRCIYLEEMASDLDGQDWLDMDNIEQALFNRMLLPEPGNHLINMTSSSALNLSADRDAGEKRAVPYLFSCFQRAKEEIKKVPEKLLACAVRCKNLSVLNARTVLLTPEIYVGQNVSEQLLNLLLEAVSGGLLEEVGEFLDEVIAALLADQEVQTFGEVMVPLFEVMLGRVKDLDLCQLLLNSYLDILVYFSKQPDIARVFVDYIQPKDPNNGLQYQKTLLGAVLNISCLLKTPGVVESHGYFLNPSRSSPQETKVQESNIHQFMAQFHDKLFQILKNLLQLSPDTRHRLLTWLGGCLHANAGRAKIWANQMPEIFFQMYASDAFFLNLGAALLRLCQPFCRLRSPKLLTFNPTYCALKELNEEERRSRNVHVKGLDKETTLIPAPQNQEPEFAQSYNLLTENLILTQYALHLGFHRLHDQMVKMNQSLHRLQGVWREAQQSASPASEQLREQFERLMTVYLSTKAAATEPHMLQGCLNLQVSTATVLVHFSLGASGVDYTQLTFPLPALENSLLCYVPEFFADSLGDFFIFLRRFADEVLESSGPSLEQILDFVTVFMGNVERLKNPHLRAKLAEVLEAVMPHLEQVPGPAQSSMFQRERAFCTYQHAAQLAEALITVFVDIEFTGDPHQFEQKFNYRRPMYPILKYMWGKDSYRESIKSLARYASENLEAMNPPLFLRFLNLLMNDAIFLLDEAIQYLSKIKVLQIERDRGEWDSLTPDARREKESSLQMFGQLARFHNIMSNETIGTLAFLTSEIKCLFAHPFLAERIISMLNYFLQHLVGPKMGALKVKDFTEFDFKPQQLVSDICTIYLNLGNEENFCSTVPKDGRSYSPRLFAQMVRVLKKINKPGNMIVSFSQLADKIKSLADQQLQDEETYADAPDEFLDPIMSTLMLDPVLLPSSRVTVDRSTIARHLLSDQTDPFSRSPLTMDQIRSNTELKERIQQWLAERKQKRLQTGQSA is encoded by the exons ATGACAGATCAGGGGAATAATAATAACCAGAACCTGTCCCGGAACCCCTTCGCTGCACTCTTCAGCTCCGTCTCCGACGCCAAGGACTTCGCCTCTGTGCAGAAGCAGCCGCAGCCGCTCTCCT TGGATGACTCCAGAGGCAGTCAGGATGACTCTGATAACTCTGTGTCGGAGAGCGTCGATGAGAACGACGACTCCCTGGCGGAGATCAGTCGCTCGTTCCGCTCGCGGCAGGAGCTCTGTGAGCAGCTCAACATCAACCACATGATCCAGAGGATCTTCCTCCTCACCCTGGACAACA GTGACCCCAGTCTGAAGGGGGGGAATGGGATCCCCCCACGCTGCATCTACCTGGAGGAGATGGCATCTGACCTGGACGGACAGGACTGGCTGGACATGGACAATATAGAGCAG gCTCTGTTTAACAGAATGCTGTTGCCGGAGCCGGGGAATCACCTCATCAACATGACGTCATCGAGCGCGCTCAACCTGTCTGCGGACCGCGACGCGGGGGAGAAGCGGGCCGTGCCGTACCTCTTCTCCTGCTTCCAGAGAGCCAAGGAGGAG ATCAAGAAGGTTCCTGAGAAGCTGCTGGCCTGCGCGGTGCGGTGTAAGAACCTGAGCGTGTTGAACGCACGCACCGTCCTGCTCACCCCGGAGATCTACGTGGGCCAGAACGTCTCCGAGCAGCTCCTCAACCTGCTGCTGGAGGCTGTCAGCGGAGGCT TGCTGGAGGAGGTGGGAGAGTTCCTGGACGAGGTCATCGCTGCCCTGCTGGCTGACCAGGAGGTGCAGACCTTCGGGGAGGTGATGGTGCCGCTGTTTGAGGTGATGCTGGGACGAGTGAAGGACCTGGACCTGTGCCAGCTGCTGCTCAACTCGTACCTGGACATCCTGGTGTACTTCAGCAAGCAGCCCGACATCGCCAGG GTGTTTGTGGACTACATCCAGCCCAAAGACCCCAACAACGGCCTGCAGTACCAGAAGACTCTGCTAGGGGCAGTGCTGAACATCTCCTGCCTGCTCAAGACCCCCGGAGTGGTGGAGAGCCACGGCTACTTCCTTAACCCCTCGCGCTCCAGTCCACAGGAGACAAAGGTCCAGGAGTCCAATATTCACCAG TTCATGGCGCAGTTCCATGACAAGCTCTTCCAGATCCTGAAGAACCTGCTCCAGCTGTCTCCGGACACGCGGCACCGGCTGCTCACCTGGCTGGGGGGCTGCCTGCACGCCAACGCCGGCCGTGCCAAGATCTGGGCCAACCAGATGCCGGAAATCTTCTTCCAGATGTACGCCTCGGACGCCTTCTTCCTGAACCTGGGCGCCGCTCTGCTCCGGCTCTGCCAGCCGTTCTGCCGCCTCCGCTCCCCCAAACTGCTGACCTTCAACCCCACCTACTGCGCCCTCAAGGAGCTGAACGAGGAGGAGAGACGGAGCAGGAACGTGCATGTGAAAG GTTTGGATAAAGAAACTACTTTGATACCAGCTCCCCAGAACCAGGAGCCAGAGTTTGCCCAGTCCTACAACCTCCTGACGGAGAACCTCATACTGACACAGTACGCCTTGCACCTGGGATTCCACAG gcTCCATGACCAGATGGTGAAGATGAACCAGTCCCTGCATCGGCTGCAGGGAGTGTGGAGGGAGGCGCAGCAGAGCGCCAGCCCCGCCTCGGAGCAGCTGCGGGAGCAGTTTGAGCGCCTCATGACCGTCTACCTGTCCACCAAGGCAGCCGCCACCGAGCCACACATGCTGCAGGGCTGCCTGAACCTGCAGGTGTCCACGGCCACGGTGCTGGTGCATTTCAGCCTGGGGGCCAGCGGGGTCGACTACACCCAGCTGACTTTCCCCTTGCCTGCCCTCGAGAACAGCCTGCTCTGCTACGTGCCAG AGTTCTTTGCTGACAGCCTGGGGGATTTCTTCATCTTCCTGCGGAGGTTTGCGGACGAGGTGTTGGAGTCATCGGGCCCTTCTCTGGAGCAGATCCTTGACTTTGTCACGGTCTTCATGGGCAATGTGGAGAG GCTGAAGAACCCTCACCTGCGTGCCAAGCTGGCGGAGGTGCTGGAGGCGGTGATGCCTCACCTGGAGCAGGTGCCTGGCCCCGCCCAGTCCAGCATGTTCCAGAGAGAGCGAGCCTTCTGCACCTACCAGCATGCTGCACAGCTGGCTGAGGCGCTCATCACAGTCTTCGTGGACATTGAGTTCACAG GAGACCCTCATCAGTTTGAGCAGAAGTTCAATTACCGGCGGCCCATGTACCCGATCCTGAAATATATGTGGGGGAAGGACAGCTACAGGGAGAGCATCAAG AGCCTGGCTCGGTACGCCTCGGAGAATCTGGAGGCCATGAACCCACCCCTCTTTCTGCGATTCCTCAACCTACTCATGAACGACGCTATCTTCCTGTTGGATGAAGCCATCCAG TACCTGAGCAAGATCAAAGTCCTGCAGATCGAGCGGGACCGCGGGGAGTGGGACTCGCTGACTCCCGACGCTCGCAGAGAGAAGGAGTCCAGCCTCCAGATGTTCGGGCAGCTGGCGCGATTCCACAACATCATGTCGAACGAGACCATCGGGACCCTGGCCTTCCTCACCTCAG AGATAAAGTGTCTGTTCGCGCACCCCTTCCTGGCAGAGAGGATCATCTCCATGCTCAACTATTTCCTGCAGCACCTGGTGGGGCCCAAGATGGGCGCGCTCAAGGTAAAGGACTTCACCGAGTTTGACTTCAAGCCCCAGCAGCTCGTCTCTGACATCTGCACCATCTACCTGAATCTGGG AAACGAGGAGAATTTCTGTTCCACGGTCCCCAAGGACGGGCGCTCCTACTCCCCCAGGCTGTTTGCGCAGATGGTACGTGTCCTCAAGAAGATCAACAAGCCGGGCAACATGATCGTCTCCTTCAGCCAGCTGGCCGACAAGATCAAG TCCCTGGCAGACCAGCAGCTGCAGGATGAGGAGACGTACGCGGACGCCCCAGATGAGTTCCTCGACCCCATCATGAGCACCCTGATGCTAGACCCAGTCCTGCTGCCCTCCTCCCGGGTCACTGTGGACCGCTCCACCATCGCCAGGCACCTGCTCAG tgaCCAGACTGACCCGTTCAGCCGCAGTCCTCTCACCATGGACCAGATCAGAAGCAACACAGAGCTGAAGGAGAGGATCCAGCAGTGGCTGGCGGAGCGCAAACAGAAGAGGCTGCAGACAGGGCAGAGCGCGTAG